The DNA region TCGCCTTCGGGCCTTCCAGAGTTAAGCCCCTTTACACGAAGTACTTCCCGGTGGCGGATCATTTCATAGAGGAAGCCTACCCGGAGGAGGAACTGCTTGAGCTCGGGGCAGTCCTCGTCCCAACGGGCTCCTTCGTGGCACACCTCGGAATCGAGCTTGTAGAGAAAATGCGCGTTCCCTACTACGGCAACAAAGGGGTGCTTAGGTGGGAGAGCGACCGGAAGCTCGAGAGGATATGGCTCGAGAGGGCAAAGCTCCGCCTCCCGAGGGTTTATGACGACCCTGATGACATTGATGGCCCCGTTATCGTCAAGCCCCACGGCGCAAAGGGCGGGAAGGGCTACTTCCTCGCTAAAAATCCGGCCGACTTCTGGGGGAAGGCCGGGAGGCTTGGCATAAAGAGCAAGGAAGACCTGTCCAGTGTTCAGATCCAGGAGTACGTCCTCGGCGTCCCGGTTTACCCGCACTTCTTCTACTCAAAGCTCAACCGCGAGCTTGAGCTGATGAGCATTGACAGGCGCTACGAGAGCAACGCAGATGCAATAGGCAGGATACCCGCCAGAGAACAGCTTGACCTTGACCTGGAGACAAATTACACGGTGGTCGGAAACATCCCGATAGTTCTCCGCGAGAGCCTGCTGATGGACGTGATTGAGGCCGGCGAAAGGGTCGTGAAAACGGCTGAAGAGCTCATGGGCGGTCTCTGGGGGCCTTTCTGCCTTGAAGGGGTTTTTACTGAGGAGCTTGAATTCATAGTCTTTGAGATCTCAGCGAGAATCGTCGCAGGAACCAACCCCTTCATCAACGGCTCGCCCTACACCTGGCTCCGCTATGACTTCCCCGTGAGCACCGGCAGGAGGATTGCGATGGAACTGAGGCAGGCCCTTGAGGA from Thermococcus zilligii AN1 includes:
- a CDS encoding formate--phosphoribosylaminoimidazolecarboxamide ligase, with translation MRVATYASHSALQILRGAKDEGFDTVAFGPSRVKPLYTKYFPVADHFIEEAYPEEELLELGAVLVPTGSFVAHLGIELVEKMRVPYYGNKGVLRWESDRKLERIWLERAKLRLPRVYDDPDDIDGPVIVKPHGAKGGKGYFLAKNPADFWGKAGRLGIKSKEDLSSVQIQEYVLGVPVYPHFFYSKLNRELELMSIDRRYESNADAIGRIPAREQLDLDLETNYTVVGNIPIVLRESLLMDVIEAGERVVKTAEELMGGLWGPFCLEGVFTEELEFIVFEISARIVAGTNPFINGSPYTWLRYDFPVSTGRRIAMELRQALEEGRLGEILT